A window from Acidobacteriota bacterium encodes these proteins:
- a CDS encoding peptidylprolyl isomerase codes for MTLPAGLYAHFTTSEGAFTVRLFEDEAPKTVANFAGLAEGTIEWQDPVTRQPITRPFYDGLIFHRVIDGFVIQGGCPMGNGMGGPGYKFGDEFHPSRRHGKSGILSMANAGPGTNGSQFFVTLGPTPHLDDRHSVFGEVISGMDVVSRIGHVPTGRGDRPVKDVVIESIKIERVDA; via the coding sequence ATGACCTTACCAGCGGGGCTCTATGCCCACTTCACCACCAGCGAAGGCGCATTCACCGTCCGGCTGTTCGAGGACGAGGCGCCCAAGACGGTGGCCAACTTCGCCGGCCTCGCCGAGGGCACCATCGAGTGGCAGGACCCTGTCACGCGCCAGCCCATCACGCGGCCGTTCTACGACGGGTTGATCTTCCACCGCGTGATCGATGGGTTCGTCATCCAGGGCGGCTGCCCGATGGGCAACGGCATGGGTGGTCCGGGATACAAGTTCGGCGACGAGTTCCATCCGTCGCGTCGTCACGGCAAGTCCGGCATCCTGTCGATGGCCAACGCCGGCCCCGGCACCAACGGCAGTCAGTTCTTCGTCACGCTCGGCCCCACGCCGCACCTCGACGATCGGCACTCGGTGTTCGGCGAAGTGATCTCGGGAATGGACGTGGTCTCTCGCATCGGCCATGTGCCGACCGGCCGCGGCGATCGTCCCGTGAAGGACGTGGTCATCGAGTCGATCAAGATCGAGCGCGTCGACGCGTAG
- a CDS encoding response regulator: MWTGSHASSLTPFIPLIQHLPEAACLEAVEGGACVVNAAWVALFGDTGTAPLKEGPLQSVWAAASASFDQSVGLDARLAASREPHAGPAQETLTATDGRTLEWSYSPIDQRGRTIVHFWRFRDATHQRKLEESVRQAQRLNTVGRLAGGIAHDFNNLLTAVVGYCDLLDTQFEIGDPRRFDLHEIRNAAIRASSLTRQLLAFSRRQLMQPEIVDIGVMLGDMSKMLSRLMGEQVRVEIRVPDEPVEVFADPGQIEQTIFSLAANARDAMPDGGTFSIEISLGVLDDERARTLEVRRGPAVTLTVADTGSGMSEATRASAFEPFFTTRPLAQGLGLPTVYGIVRQTGGAVALDSTPGVGTRVEIVLPRYYEEQKGAAVQAPVVPPPVARIGPPVVLVVEDEASVLRLVRRVLEGEGLVVLSAQDAEEALLLSSQHAGAIDLLLTDVVMPGLNGVELAKRVGAERPHVHVLFMSGYADHALVQRDIIDAGRPFLQKPFAPDRLLARVRAVVA, translated from the coding sequence ATGTGGACCGGATCGCACGCTTCATCGCTGACGCCGTTCATCCCGCTCATCCAGCACCTGCCCGAGGCCGCGTGTCTCGAGGCGGTGGAAGGCGGCGCATGCGTCGTCAACGCGGCGTGGGTCGCGCTGTTCGGCGACACGGGGACCGCGCCGCTGAAGGAAGGTCCGTTACAGTCGGTGTGGGCGGCCGCGTCGGCCTCGTTCGACCAGAGCGTCGGGCTCGACGCGCGGCTGGCGGCGAGTCGCGAGCCGCATGCCGGGCCGGCGCAGGAGACGCTCACCGCGACAGACGGCCGCACGCTGGAATGGTCGTATTCGCCCATCGATCAGCGCGGCAGGACCATCGTCCACTTCTGGCGGTTCCGCGACGCGACGCATCAGCGCAAGCTCGAAGAGTCCGTACGGCAGGCCCAGCGCCTCAACACGGTGGGCCGCCTCGCCGGCGGCATCGCGCACGACTTCAACAACCTGCTGACGGCCGTGGTCGGGTACTGCGATCTGCTCGACACGCAGTTCGAGATCGGCGATCCCCGGCGCTTCGACCTGCACGAGATCCGCAACGCCGCGATTCGTGCGTCATCGCTGACGCGTCAGTTGCTGGCATTCAGCCGGCGTCAGCTCATGCAGCCCGAGATCGTCGACATCGGCGTGATGCTCGGCGACATGTCGAAGATGCTGTCGCGGCTCATGGGCGAGCAGGTCAGGGTCGAGATCCGTGTCCCCGACGAGCCCGTCGAAGTGTTCGCCGATCCGGGACAGATCGAGCAGACGATCTTCAGTCTCGCCGCCAACGCCAGGGACGCCATGCCCGATGGCGGGACCTTCTCGATCGAGATCTCGCTCGGCGTGCTGGACGATGAGCGGGCGCGGACGCTGGAGGTGCGCCGTGGGCCGGCGGTCACGCTGACGGTGGCCGACACCGGTTCGGGCATGTCGGAAGCGACGCGTGCCAGCGCTTTCGAACCCTTCTTCACCACGAGGCCGCTCGCGCAGGGACTCGGACTGCCGACCGTGTACGGCATCGTGCGCCAGACGGGTGGCGCGGTGGCGCTGGATAGCACGCCAGGCGTCGGCACCCGCGTCGAAATCGTGCTGCCGCGGTACTACGAAGAGCAGAAGGGGGCCGCGGTGCAGGCGCCCGTGGTGCCGCCACCCGTCGCGCGCATCGGGCCGCCCGTGGTGCTGGTGGTGGAGGACGAGGCGTCGGTGTTGCGCCTCGTGCGGCGCGTGCTCGAAGGAGAAGGACTCGTGGTGCTCTCGGCGCAGGACGCCGAGGAAGCGCTGCTGCTGTCGTCGCAGCACGCCGGTGCGATCGATCTGCTCCTGACCGACGTGGTGATGCCGGGCCTCAACGGCGTGGAACTGGCAAAGCGCGTGGGGGCCGAGCGCCCCCACGTCCATGTGCTGTTCATGTCCGGCTACGCCGATCACGCGCTCGTGCAGCGCGACATCATCGACGCAGGACGTCCGTTCCTGCAGAAGCCCTTCGCGCCCGATCGCCTCCTCGCGCGCGTGAGGGCCGTGGTGGCGTGA
- a CDS encoding aminotransferase class I/II-fold pyridoxal phosphate-dependent enzyme: MALTRRGFVRRMGQVTATVSGAALSARGFEAMTAAHAAGQDRPQIPPGMIRLGSNESPYGPGPRVVAAVERALLDDGNRYSRSPSLLTGRVAAMQGISAASVLVAAGSGDLLRASVFAWVTAERPLVAATPTFETPVRTAGALRMPVRMVPLTPALTIDLDRMAEQGHGAGLVYVCNPDNPTGTFHPKTAIVSFIERIAAASPETVVMIDEAYFDCADDPTYGSVASLAAERRNLVVLRTFSKIHGLAGMRIGYAIGHPDTLERLRLCAGSGTLACASVAAAIASLDDTVYFARQQALNREARARLVKAFTEIGYPPVPSQANFVMVDVRRDVRDFGAACRERGVLIGRPFPPLATQARISFGTPDEMTTAIAAFRAILVS; encoded by the coding sequence ATGGCTCTGACACGACGCGGATTCGTCCGCCGCATGGGACAGGTCACCGCGACGGTGAGCGGTGCAGCCCTCTCGGCCCGGGGCTTCGAGGCGATGACCGCCGCGCACGCCGCAGGACAGGACCGTCCGCAGATTCCGCCGGGCATGATTCGCCTCGGCAGCAATGAGAGTCCGTACGGTCCTGGCCCGCGCGTGGTCGCCGCCGTCGAACGCGCGCTGCTGGATGACGGGAACCGTTACTCGCGATCGCCGAGCCTCCTCACGGGACGCGTGGCGGCGATGCAGGGCATCTCCGCCGCGTCGGTACTCGTGGCGGCAGGATCGGGCGATCTCCTGAGGGCGTCGGTGTTCGCGTGGGTCACGGCCGAACGTCCGCTCGTGGCTGCGACGCCGACGTTCGAGACGCCCGTGCGTACGGCAGGCGCGCTGCGCATGCCCGTGCGCATGGTGCCGCTGACGCCGGCGCTCACGATCGATCTCGACCGCATGGCGGAACAGGGCCACGGTGCCGGGCTCGTCTACGTCTGCAACCCGGACAACCCCACGGGCACCTTTCATCCGAAGACCGCCATCGTCTCGTTCATCGAACGCATCGCGGCGGCATCGCCCGAGACGGTGGTGATGATCGATGAGGCGTACTTCGACTGCGCCGACGATCCGACGTACGGCTCGGTGGCGTCGCTCGCCGCCGAGCGACGCAACCTCGTCGTGCTGCGAACGTTCTCGAAGATCCACGGTCTGGCCGGCATGCGCATCGGGTACGCCATCGGTCATCCGGACACGCTCGAACGCCTTCGCCTGTGCGCCGGCAGCGGCACGCTCGCCTGCGCGTCCGTCGCGGCCGCCATCGCGTCGCTCGACGACACGGTGTACTTCGCGCGGCAGCAGGCGCTCAATCGCGAAGCGCGTGCGCGCCTCGTGAAGGCGTTCACGGAGATCGGCTACCCGCCCGTGCCGTCGCAGGCCAACTTCGTGATGGTCGACGTGCGCCGCGACGTCCGCGACTTCGGCGCCGCCTGCCGCGAGCGCGGCGTCCTCATCGGCCGCCCGTTCCCGCCACTGGCCACGCAGGCCCGCATCTCCTTCGGTACGCCCGACGAGATGACCACCGCCATCGCCGCCTTCAGAGCCATCCTGGTTTCCTGA
- a CDS encoding ABC transporter ATP-binding protein, with protein sequence MGVIRVTDLHHAYGGTPAVQGLTFEAHGGEVLGLLGPNGAGKSTTVKILTGLLPLQRGRVEVAGFDIATHPIEVKRRVGYVPETGALYDALTPDEYFRFISLLYGLDAGVVGSRIEELLRMFDMQDVRGSRMVTFSKGMRQKVLIASALLHAPDVIIFDEPLNGLDANAMLVFKELLRGLAAQGRTILFCSHLLDIVERLCPRIVIVDKGRAIAAGTPEDIARETGSESLEHAFAALTGARSAEDATAGVLSALEARR encoded by the coding sequence GTGGGCGTGATCCGCGTCACAGATCTCCATCACGCGTACGGTGGGACGCCCGCCGTGCAGGGGCTCACCTTCGAAGCGCACGGCGGCGAGGTGCTCGGACTGCTCGGCCCGAACGGCGCGGGAAAGTCGACCACCGTCAAGATCCTCACCGGCCTGCTCCCGCTGCAGCGCGGACGCGTGGAGGTGGCGGGCTTCGACATCGCCACGCACCCGATCGAGGTGAAGCGGCGCGTGGGGTACGTGCCCGAGACGGGCGCGCTCTACGACGCGCTCACGCCTGACGAATACTTCCGCTTCATCTCGCTGCTGTACGGCCTCGATGCCGGCGTGGTGGGATCGCGCATCGAGGAACTCCTGCGCATGTTCGACATGCAGGACGTTCGCGGATCCCGCATGGTGACGTTTTCCAAGGGCATGCGGCAGAAGGTGCTCATCGCGTCGGCGTTGCTGCACGCGCCTGACGTCATCATCTTCGACGAGCCCCTCAACGGCCTCGACGCCAACGCGATGCTCGTGTTCAAGGAGCTGCTGCGCGGGCTGGCGGCGCAGGGCCGTACCATCCTCTTCTGCTCGCATTTGCTCGATATCGTCGAACGGCTTTGTCCCCGCATCGTCATCGTCGACAAGGGGCGCGCGATCGCCGCGGGAACGCCGGAAGACATCGCGCGCGAGACGGGGAGTGAGTCGCTCGAGCACGCGTTCGCCGCGCTGACCGGAGCACGGAGTGCCGAGGACGCCACGGCTGGCGTGCTGTCGGCGCTCGAGGCGCGACGGTGA
- a CDS encoding AAA family ATPase, with amino-acid sequence MVTIRAHARLAALGVYGFDTCEPVIMAALVTGDPLLLIGRSGTGKTYLLNTLSEALGLEHRHYNASLIAFDDLVGFPYPDDDRAGITFLQTPATVWGAESVLIDEISRCRPEHQNRLFSLIHERRLQGIALPTLRYRWAAMNPCPSDRDTHEDYTGSEPLDPALADRFALFVRAAEWSELNPDERLRLADAGGEGRIAPADDDLRDRVTAWRATFEHTLAHGSSFAQAYASAAATALNAGRIRVSPRRVRLLARSLVAASIVAGGGTSDLFKLVLGCSLPHATWGEDPDGARVAAAHQSAWDVARQSRPAWVHEFMAAGSIAEKLRLLLAHCTDPDEGTQVVSEWLANATTHRAAAFAFAVYPAAVAGRLPIGADAVEDLGRIAGRILAVDAELHWQERLSQSGTTHPQLARLGKVLATLKGARRERAHQFFSWCTTSDTAVGSPAALEADIDACVRQLEGIRTS; translated from the coding sequence ATGGTTACCATTCGCGCACACGCGCGGCTGGCGGCGCTCGGCGTGTACGGGTTCGACACGTGCGAGCCCGTCATCATGGCCGCGCTCGTCACCGGGGATCCGCTCCTGCTCATCGGGCGATCCGGCACAGGCAAGACGTATCTCCTCAACACGCTCAGCGAGGCCCTCGGGCTCGAGCACCGCCACTACAACGCCAGCCTGATCGCGTTCGACGATCTCGTCGGGTTCCCGTATCCGGACGACGACCGTGCGGGCATCACGTTCCTGCAGACGCCCGCCACCGTGTGGGGCGCCGAGTCCGTCCTGATCGACGAGATCAGCCGGTGCAGGCCCGAACACCAGAACCGGCTCTTCTCGCTCATCCACGAGCGCCGCCTGCAGGGGATCGCCCTCCCGACGCTGCGCTATCGGTGGGCGGCGATGAATCCGTGCCCGAGCGATCGCGACACCCACGAGGACTACACGGGTTCCGAGCCGCTCGACCCCGCGCTTGCAGATCGCTTCGCGCTCTTCGTGCGCGCGGCGGAGTGGAGCGAACTGAACCCCGACGAACGCCTGCGCCTGGCCGATGCCGGTGGCGAAGGGCGCATCGCGCCGGCAGACGACGATCTGCGCGATCGAGTGACGGCATGGCGCGCGACGTTCGAACACACGCTTGCGCACGGCTCGTCGTTCGCGCAGGCGTACGCGTCGGCGGCGGCGACGGCGCTGAACGCGGGTCGTATCCGCGTCTCGCCGCGGCGCGTGCGGTTGCTCGCGCGAAGCCTCGTCGCCGCGTCCATCGTCGCCGGCGGGGGGACGAGTGACCTGTTCAAGCTGGTGCTCGGGTGCAGCCTGCCCCACGCGACGTGGGGAGAGGACCCGGATGGCGCGCGAGTGGCGGCCGCGCACCAGAGTGCGTGGGACGTCGCCCGGCAGTCGCGGCCCGCCTGGGTCCACGAGTTCATGGCGGCGGGCTCGATCGCCGAGAAGCTGCGCCTGCTGCTCGCGCATTGCACCGATCCCGACGAAGGGACGCAGGTGGTCTCCGAGTGGCTGGCCAACGCGACGACGCACCGCGCGGCGGCATTCGCCTTCGCTGTCTATCCGGCAGCCGTGGCCGGCCGCCTGCCGATCGGCGCGGACGCCGTCGAGGATCTCGGCCGGATCGCCGGGCGGATCCTCGCCGTCGACGCCGAACTGCACTGGCAGGAGCGTCTGTCGCAGTCGGGCACCACGCATCCGCAACTCGCGCGCCTCGGGAAGGTCCTCGCGACCCTGAAGGGCGCCCGCAGGGAGCGAGCGCACCAGTTCTTTTCCTGGTGCACCACGTCCGACACTGCAGTCGGATCGCCAGCGGCGCTGGAGGCCGACATCGACGCCTGCGTGCGCCAACTCGAAGGGATCCGCACGTCATGA